From the genome of Streptomyces xanthophaeus:
GATACGGCCCCGGCCACGGACAGCCCGACGACGGGGCCCATGGCCATGGCGGTGATCGAGTCGAGGAGGAGCAGGCGCTGCGGTACGGCCGCGGCGGCCACGGCCTGCTCGCCCAGGGTGCTGATCACCCACAGATCGGTCTGGGCGATGGCCTGGCCCATGACGGACGCCACCACCATGGGGCCCATCAGGGCGAGGACGCGTCGGCCCAGCGACGGGGTGGGGGTGGTCGCGCCGGTCACAGCGGGCTCCAGGTGAGGGAGGCGAAGTCGCCGGAACGGGAGAGCGACCACCGGATGCCCGGTGTGGGCTCCAGCCCCGGCACCTCGGCGAGTTTCACGCGGCCGCGTTCCAGGGGCGAGTGTCCCTTCAGCGCCACGACGACCTTGGGGGTGGTGGTCGCGGTGGTGAGGGCCAGGCCTCGTTGCCGGTGCTCCGGTGAGGCGAACCAGCGGGCGGCCGAGGCTGCGAGCAGTTCGATGTGGTCCTGCGGCTGGAGGGCGATGCCTTCGCCGTTCAGGAATTCGAGGAAGTGCAGGTGCATGCGCCAGTCCAGCCGCCTGCCGGCGGCCACCGCCCATTCCAGGAAGGCCTCGTAGAGGTCGGTGGTGTCCGGCAGGCGTCCGGCCAGCTGCGGGATGCGGTCGAAGAGCTGGTGCCAGCGGATGCGGAGTGCTTCCTGGGCGATCAGCCGGTCACGGGATCCCGGGGTGAGGGAGTCACGTGCGGTGGGGCTGATGCAGGCGCTGAGCCGCGACGACTGCGGCGCGCGTGCGGTCAAGGTCCGTTCTCCATTCGTCCAGGTCGTGGTTGGCGTCGCGTTCGACGACGAGCGTGGCGTCGGGTGCGGCGCGGCCGGCGAACAAGGTCACCAGGTCGAGGGTGTCGTCGCTGACGGGGCCGTCGTGGCTGTCGACGACGAGCGAGGGGGCTGCCGGGGAGGGGCTGTAGCCGGCCAGGTGGAACCTGCGGCCCACGCCCGGGACGTCCGCCCACGCGGCTGCGGGCTGCCCGGTGTTGAGCTGGGCGACCATGGCGTTGGACACGTCCATGAGGACTTCGCATCCGGTCGCTTCGGTGAGCTCGGCGTAGGCGCGGGCCTGCGGGATGCCGGAGGGCGCCTGCGAGGGGAAGTTCTCCACGGCGAGGGTGGTGCCGAGCTGGTCCTGCCATGCGCGAACGGAGTCGATCACGGGCTGCCAGGCGGTGTAGTCCACCTCCAGGGCGACGGGCAGCGGCTGGCCGTTGTGGGAGAAGTGGGCGATGTGGTCGCTGACGTAGAGCAGGCCGCAGTCCTCCTGCCACCGGTTCACCAGGTCCAGGTAGTGGTCGAGGCGTGCCCGGTCCGGGTCCAGGAACCGGGAGAGCATGATGTGGCAGCCGACCGGGAGGTCACCGACGGTGCGGCGGAACTCCTTCGGGTCCAGGTGGGCGAAGCCGTCGATCAGGACCTCGACGAAGTCGATGTGTCCCGAGTCGCGCAGCCGGCAGGCCATTTCGAGGGTGTCCGGCGAGGTCACATTGACACCGATCAGCATCAGCGCAGCTTCTCCTTGGCGTAGGCCAGCAGGTCCTGGGGGGCGCTGACGGCCGCAGGGCGTTCGGCCGGGGGTATTTCGTCGAGGTTGAGGACGATGCGCTTGCCGCGGGCGCGGACGTCGTCCACCCACTGGTCGAACAGGTCGACGTAGGACAGGCCGCGTTGTTCGGAGGCCTCCGCGAGGCCCGGGATCCAGCCCTTGCACAGCTGGCGGAGGTAGGCGCGGCAGTAGGGGACGCCGTAGTCGTGGGGCTCCGTGTCCGCGGCTCCCGCGATGCCTGCCTGCCGGTGCCGTTCCAGGAACGACGCGGCCCGGGCGAAGTCGGCGTAGTACTGGTCCGGACGGTCCGTCCAGGTGATGTCCGCGTGTTCGACGATCACGGTGACGGGCTCGGTCTCGATGATCAGCCGCTGGCTCACCACGGTGTCCAGCAGGGACCAAACGCCTTCGTGGACGGCCTCGGAGTGGCCGTCGTGGAGGGTGCCGTCCCGTCCCGTGCGTACGCCCGACAGGTGCAGTTCGACCACCTGGGACCAGGGGACCGCGCCGAGCAGCACCTCCACGGGGACGCCGCAGTTGACGGCGTCGATGTAGAGGTGGGCCAGGTCGACGATGAGGCCGGACCCGGTGTTCTCGCAGATGCGGGTCACCGCCTGCCAGGCGTCCAGGATGCCCCGGGCGGAGGCGGAGTAGCAGTTGGCGTTCTCCACCCAGACGGGCAGGCCCGAGGTCCGGTGGAGGTCGGTGAGGAAGCGGACGGCGCGGTCCTCTTCCTCCTTCGTGCCGGTGAAGTACGAGTGGAGTCCGAAGGATCCGCCGCCCAGGGCCCGGTCGCCGGTGACGTGCACCCCGATGGACGTCGGCTTGTTGCGGCGGGTGGCCGACTGCTCCATCACGTAGTCGATGTAGCGGGCCTGTTCACGCGGGCCTTCGCAGATCGCCGTACGCCCCAGGTGGAGGGAGAATTCCGGGATGGCCGGCACCTCGTCGAGGCTCTCCCATTTCCGCCACTCGTTGAAGCCGAACTCCAGGAAGGGGCTTTCGCCGACGAGGGCGAGCCTCCTGGCCGGGTCGGGGTCGAGAAACCCCGGAGTGAACGCCCCACCCACTCGCAGGAAGTCGTTGTGGACCGGCTGAACCGTCGCCTGCATTTCTTTTCCTCTCCCCCCTGTTTCCGCGTACGGCGCGGGCGCGCTCCGAATTCGGAGCGCGCCCGCACAATTACTCAGCCCTTGTTGTAGCTGCCGCAGGTCAGAGCCTCGGCCATGACCTCGATGTCCTGGATGTCGATCATTTCTTTCACCCCCTCACCTGTGTGCGATGCGTCGGCCGTACGTGCGCCGGGCAGGTATCACCCTGCGCAGGCTCAGCCCTTGTTGTAGCTGCCGCAGGTCAGGGCCTCGGCCATGACCTCGATGTCCTGGATGTCGATCATTTCTTTCACCTCCTTGTCCGGATGTGGCATAGGTGTGGAGCGAAGGCTTTCCGGGATTCCCTTTACGGCCCCCCGGTTTCGCCGGTGTCGGCCGGTTCTCCCTGCCGATGCCTCTACTCTGCCGGTGCCCGAGGATCACTGGAAGGGCTTTCCGGTGGACGGAAACTGCACTGGCATATCCCGTCCACCTCCACCTGCGGCGCGGCGGGAAAAAGGGTCACCGAACGACGAAAAGCCGCGTCCGGACGGGACGCGGCTTTTCGTGAAGGGGCCGGGAAAGGGGGGAGGGGGGCGGAGCGGGACTCAGACGCGGGTGGCGGGGAGCCAGCCGTTCTGGACGGCGTGCGCGCCGGCCTGGAAGCGGCTGCGGGCCTCCAGGGCCTCCATGAGTTCGGCGGCGATGCGGCGGGCGGTACGCGGGGAGACACCGAGGCGTTTGGCGATGGCCTCGTCGGTGAGGCCCTGGAGAAGCAGGTGGAGGGACTCCCGGTGCTGGCGGGTCAGTCCGTCCATGTTGCGTTCCACGGCGGTGCCCAGCGGGTTGGCGCTCTGCCAGACGCTCTCGAACAGGGCGCACAGTGCGGCGATGGTGCCCTCGTAGGTGAGGACGACCGCGCCGGTCTGGGCGTCGTTGGTGTCGAGCGGGAGGACGACCTCACGGCGGTCCGAGATGATCATCCGCACCGGAAGGGTGGGAGCGGTACGGACCTGTCCGCCGTGGCGGTGCAGCCAGTCCACGTGGTCGAGGGTGGGCTGGTGGTTGCGGACGCTGTCGAGGTAGACGGTGCGCATGGTGATGCCCCGGTCCAGGAGAGCGGCGTTGGGGCCGCGGCTGGCTTCGAGGTCGGCGGCGCTGTGGGCCCCGCCGGGCGCGAACGTCATGATCTCGTGGCGGGTGTTGGCGGCCAGCCGGGCCAGCCGGTCGCGTATCTCCTCCGGCCCTTGCAGGCTCTCGGCGCCGGCGGTGGCGCCGCGTGGACGCATCGCCGAGCATTCGGCGATGAGCTGCGCGGCGGCGGCCCGGGAAGCCTCCACCTTCTGCTGGTGGGTGGCCAGTTCGGCCTGCTGGCGGGCCAGCAGCAGTTCCATGGCGTCTTCGGGGTTCAGGGCGCGGAACCCGATGCCTTCCTGGGCCGAGGGCTGGACCAGTGCGAGGCCGCTGAGCCGGTCGAGGCAGGCGCGCAGGCCGCTCTCGGGAAGCTCCAGCCGCTGGGCGAGTGCGGTCACCCCGTCCTTGGGATGGGCGAGCAGTGCCCGGTAGACGCGTTCGGCCTCGGCGTCGAGCCCGAGCAGTTCCAGCATGGCGATACCCCCGGATATTAGTACACGTGCGCCTGTAGGGAACCATATGAAGGCACGGAGCACCTCCTGGTCGGTTTCTGTTCTGGCATAAACAGTCCCCTGTGTCGGCCTGTACTGCGGGGGCGGGCGCTGCCCAGGATGGCCGTATGTATCTCGTGCATGTCCGACTTCGAGCCCCGGATCACATCTCCCTTCCCCCGGACGCGGCAGAGCTGTTCCTGGGGTGTGCGCTCGACGGGGAAGGACTGGAACACGTCAGTGCACACGGCGATGCGGAGGGCGGTCCGGTCGTGGGCTTCTATCTGACCGCGTCCTCACTCGCCCTCGCGGAGCGGGCCGCGTCGGCCGTCTGTCACCGTGCGCTCCTCGCGCACCCCTCGCTCGCCGGGGTGGACGTGGGGTCCTTCGACGCGGCCCTGGTCCCGCAGTACTGGAACGCGCTCCTGCGCTCCGATGGACGGGATATGCAGATGCAGGATCCGTCCACCACGAACCTCTTCCACCCGTTCTGACGGCCCAGCAGAGTAGGACCATCGGCAGGGGGAACCGGCCGGGAACCGGGCAGGTGCCCGGGACATGACAGAAGTGATTGCGCTCTCAGGGGGAACCGATGTCCACGCTCGCCACTCGAATCGCCAAGACCGCGGCCGCGGCCGTCATCGCCGCCTGTGCTGTGGGTGTGGCGCATTCGTTCGCCACGGGGGAGCCCTCGCCGTCGCGCCATTCCTCCGTCTCCGCCTTCGACTTCGGCACGGTGACGATTCCGCTGGACCCGTCCGACCCGCGGGACAAGTCGGACATCACTGATGTCACCTGGGGCCACTGACGCAGCGCTCGGATCCCGCGCCACCGGCCCGCAGGGTCACGCGTACCGCTCGCGGAGCTTGTACTTGAGGATCTTGCGCAGGGCCTCGTTGCGGGGAAGGGCTTCCAGGAGTTCGAGTTGTTCCGGGAGCTTGTGGGTGGCCAGGCCCTGGGTGCGGAGGTAGGCGGTCAGCTGGGGGAGGGTCAGGGGGGCGGCCCCCGGGGGCTGTTCCACGACCGCGCACACGCGTTCGCCGCGGGCCGGGTCCGGGAGGCCGATGACCGCCACGTCCGTGATGCCCGGGAGCTGGTGGAGGAGGTCCTCGATCTCCTTCGCCGAGATGTTCTCGCCCTTGCGGATGATGACGTCCTTGCTGCGACCGGTGAGGACCAGGTGGCCGTCCCGCGTCAGGTGACCGAGGTCGCCCGTGATCAGGTAGCCGTCGGGGTCGAAGACGTCCGCCGCCCCGTCGCGGTTCAGGTAGCCCTGGCAGACGGCCTCCCCCCGCAGACGGACCTCGCCGTCGGTGCCCGGGGGCAGCTCGGTCCCCTCGGGTGAGGTGATCCGGATGGACATGCCCGCCGGGGGGCGGCCCTCGGTGGTGGCGAGGTTCTCGGCGGTGTCGTCCGGGGAGCCCATGGTGATCATCGGGACCTCGGTCATGCCGTAGCCGTGCGTCAGCTGGCAGCCCAGCTCCCGTACGACCGCGTGGTAGATCTCCGGCGGCTTGGGGGCGCCGCCGCCCGCCAGGAGGCGCAGGGTGGGGATGAGGGGGACGTCCGGGGCCTTGCGCTGCTCGGTCAGGAACATCGAGTAGAAGGCGGTGGAGCCGCCGGCCACGGTGACCCCGTGGCGGCGGTAGCCGTCCAGTGCGTCCGGCATCGCGAACTTCTCGAAGAGCACCGCGGGGAAGCCGTACAGCAGGAGCATCACCAGGTAGTCCGGCCCGCCTATGTGCGCGTACGGGAAGGCCATGGAGCCTACGTCGGACGGGCTCAGGTGGAGGGCGTGGGCGAGGCAGGAGCCGCCCGCGATCAGGGAGCGGTCGGTGTGCAGGACGCCCTTGGGGTCGGAGGTGGTGCCGGAGGTCCAGTAGATCCAGCGGACCCCGGTGCCGGAGGCGGGCGGCGCGGGGAGTACGGCCGGGTCGCCGTCGGGGAGGTCCGCGTAGGCCTCGAAGACGCCGCGCGCGCCGAGGCGGGCGGCCATGGCGGTGTGGTCGAAGCCGCGCCAGGTTCCGGGGACGGCGAAGTACTCGGCCTTGGACTCGCGCAGGGCGAAGCCGACCTCACGGTCCCGGTAGAAGGGGATGACGGGGGTCTGGACGGCGCCGATCCGGGCGAGGGCGACGGAGAGCAGCACGGTCTCGATGCGGGTCGGAAGCTGCCAGGCGACGACGGTGCCGGGGCGTACGCCCATGGCGTGGAGGCCGGCGGCGACGCGTTCGGAGCGGTCGCGCAGTGCACCGAAGGTGAGCCGGCGGTCGTGTGCGGGGTCCTCGGCGGCTTCGGCCAGGGCGGTGGTGTCCGGGGTCAGCGCGGCCCGGCGGGAGACCAGTTCCCACAGGGTCCGGGACCGGCTCAGTTCTGTCGCGGTCGCGGTGTCCGTCATCCCAGACCTCCCATAGCTGACGGATAGTCAGATCAAGCGCAGAGCGTAGAGCTCCGGCGCTTGTCGGTCCAGGGGTGGCGGGGCTAGCTTGTTTCTGACGATCCATCAGATCGGTGAATTGGGGAGACCATGGAACTGCCTCGGATCATCAGCGTCGACGACCACGTGATCGAGCCCGCGCACCTGTTCGACGTCTGGCTGCCCGCCAAGTACCGCGACCGCGGCCCCAAGGCGCTCACCGCCGGCATCGGCGAACTCGCCTACACCGGCGGCAAGTACGTCATCACCATGGACCCCGACGGCCCGCCGACCGACTGGTGGATCTACGAGGACCTGAAGTTCCCGTACAAGCGCAACATCGCCGCCGTCGGCTTCGACCGCGACGACATGACCCTGGAGGGCATCACCCGCGAGGAGATGCGCCGCGGCTGCTGGGACCCCAAGGCGCGCCTCGCCGACATGGACCTCAACCACGTCGAGGCCTCGCTCTGCTTCCCGACCTTCCCGCGCTTCTGCGGCCAGACCTTCGCAGAGGCCCAGGACAAGGAGGTGGCCCTCGCCTGCGTCCGCGCCTACAACGACTGGATGGTCGAGGAATGGTGCGGCGACAGCGGCGGCCGGCTGATCCCGCTGTGCATCATCCCGCTCTGGGACATCGACCTGGCGGTGGCGGAGATCCGGCGCAACGCGGCCCGCGGGGTGAAGGCCGTGACCTTCTCCGAGATCCCCACCTACCTCGGGCTCCCCTCCATCCACTCCGGCTACTGGGACCCCTTCTTCGCCGTCTGCCAGGAGACCGGCACGGTGGTCAACATGCACATCGGGTCCAGCTCCCAGATGCCCGCCGCCTCCCCCGACGCACCCCCCGCCGTCCAGGCCTCGCTCAGCTTCAACAACGCGATGGCCTCGATGATGGACTTCCTCTTCAGCGGCGTCCTGGTGAAGTTCCCGACGCTCAAGCTCGCCTACAGCGAGGGCCAGATGGGCTGGATCCCCTACGCCCTGGAACGCGCGGACGACGTCTGGGAGGAGCACCGGGCCTGGGGCGGCGTCCGCGACCTGATCCCCGAGCCGCCGTCCACGTACTACTACCGGCAGATGTTCTGCTGCTTCTT
Proteins encoded in this window:
- a CDS encoding multinuclear nonheme iron-dependent oxidase gives rise to the protein MLIGVNVTSPDTLEMACRLRDSGHIDFVEVLIDGFAHLDPKEFRRTVGDLPVGCHIMLSRFLDPDRARLDHYLDLVNRWQEDCGLLYVSDHIAHFSHNGQPLPVALEVDYTAWQPVIDSVRAWQDQLGTTLAVENFPSQAPSGIPQARAYAELTEATGCEVLMDVSNAMVAQLNTGQPAAAWADVPGVGRRFHLAGYSPSPAAPSLVVDSHDGPVSDDTLDLVTLFAGRAAPDATLVVERDANHDLDEWRTDLDRTRAAVVAAQRLHQPHRT
- a CDS encoding multinuclear nonheme iron-dependent oxidase, which translates into the protein MQATVQPVHNDFLRVGGAFTPGFLDPDPARRLALVGESPFLEFGFNEWRKWESLDEVPAIPEFSLHLGRTAICEGPREQARYIDYVMEQSATRRNKPTSIGVHVTGDRALGGGSFGLHSYFTGTKEEEDRAVRFLTDLHRTSGLPVWVENANCYSASARGILDAWQAVTRICENTGSGLIVDLAHLYIDAVNCGVPVEVLLGAVPWSQVVELHLSGVRTGRDGTLHDGHSEAVHEGVWSLLDTVVSQRLIIETEPVTVIVEHADITWTDRPDQYYADFARAASFLERHRQAGIAGAADTEPHDYGVPYCRAYLRQLCKGWIPGLAEASEQRGLSYVDLFDQWVDDVRARGKRIVLNLDEIPPAERPAAVSAPQDLLAYAKEKLR
- a CDS encoding helix-turn-helix transcriptional regulator; translated protein: MLELLGLDAEAERVYRALLAHPKDGVTALAQRLELPESGLRACLDRLSGLALVQPSAQEGIGFRALNPEDAMELLLARQQAELATHQQKVEASRAAAAQLIAECSAMRPRGATAGAESLQGPEEIRDRLARLAANTRHEIMTFAPGGAHSAADLEASRGPNAALLDRGITMRTVYLDSVRNHQPTLDHVDWLHRHGGQVRTAPTLPVRMIISDRREVVLPLDTNDAQTGAVVLTYEGTIAALCALFESVWQSANPLGTAVERNMDGLTRQHRESLHLLLQGLTDEAIAKRLGVSPRTARRIAAELMEALEARSRFQAGAHAVQNGWLPATRV
- a CDS encoding AMP-binding protein — encoded protein: MTDTATATELSRSRTLWELVSRRAALTPDTTALAEAAEDPAHDRRLTFGALRDRSERVAAGLHAMGVRPGTVVAWQLPTRIETVLLSVALARIGAVQTPVIPFYRDREVGFALRESKAEYFAVPGTWRGFDHTAMAARLGARGVFEAYADLPDGDPAVLPAPPASGTGVRWIYWTSGTTSDPKGVLHTDRSLIAGGSCLAHALHLSPSDVGSMAFPYAHIGGPDYLVMLLLYGFPAVLFEKFAMPDALDGYRRHGVTVAGGSTAFYSMFLTEQRKAPDVPLIPTLRLLAGGGAPKPPEIYHAVVRELGCQLTHGYGMTEVPMITMGSPDDTAENLATTEGRPPAGMSIRITSPEGTELPPGTDGEVRLRGEAVCQGYLNRDGAADVFDPDGYLITGDLGHLTRDGHLVLTGRSKDVIIRKGENISAKEIEDLLHQLPGITDVAVIGLPDPARGERVCAVVEQPPGAAPLTLPQLTAYLRTQGLATHKLPEQLELLEALPRNEALRKILKYKLRERYA
- a CDS encoding amidohydrolase family protein translates to MELPRIISVDDHVIEPAHLFDVWLPAKYRDRGPKALTAGIGELAYTGGKYVITMDPDGPPTDWWIYEDLKFPYKRNIAAVGFDRDDMTLEGITREEMRRGCWDPKARLADMDLNHVEASLCFPTFPRFCGQTFAEAQDKEVALACVRAYNDWMVEEWCGDSGGRLIPLCIIPLWDIDLAVAEIRRNAARGVKAVTFSEIPTYLGLPSIHSGYWDPFFAVCQETGTVVNMHIGSSSQMPAASPDAPPAVQASLSFNNAMASMMDFLFSGVLVKFPTLKLAYSEGQMGWIPYALERADDVWEEHRAWGGVRDLIPEPPSTYYYRQMFCCFFRDKHGIASLDVVGRDNATFETDYPHVDSTFPHTKEVALDHVKGLDDETVYKLMRGNAIRMLGLSFDQHRKSR